CTGCTGCGAACAATGTGCTTGATTCCGGCAATTTTTGCCGCATCGACTGCATTTTTGGCCCAGTCAACCATTAGTGGATGCATGGGCACCAGCAAGAATAGTGTGTCAAATCCTTTGAATGTTTCTGATAGTGCGTTTTTGTCGGCAAAATCAATAATTTGAGTAGGATATGAAAATGATTTTCCTTCTTCTCTTTGACTTATACCTGCTGTAAAGTCTGCATTTGCAGCTATTAAAAGCTTAACAATTTGACTGCCGATATTCCCGGAAGAGGCCGTCACGAAAATTTTATTGTCCATAATTGTATTGATTAGTTTAAATAATAACTTTGCAAAGAAATAGAACAAGGTTTGTATATGCAATATAGTAATGTTTACACAACAGAGTACCGTAAATGCTACCATAGTTGAATAACAGTGATATAAAGCAATAAATAAAATGGATTTTGACGAAAATAAATTAACCCGTGAAATAATGCAGGAACGATACAGTAAGTATGGAACCTGTCCTGTAGCTGTTGCAATCGGAAAAATCGGGGGCAAGTGGAAGCCTATTATTATTTATATTTTATCTCACGGAACATGCCGCTTCAGTGAACTGCTGCGCATGATTGAAGGTGTGAGCAAAACCATGCTGACGGCGCAATTACGCGAACTGGAGAAAGACAGATTGATTCACAGAGAAGTGTTTGCAGAAGTTCCGCCAAGGGTAGAATATTCCCTGACGGAACTGGGCAAAACCCTGCGTCCGGTTATGATGTCACTGTGTGAATGGTCGGAAGCCAATGTCCTCCGGCAAGAGGTATGTGAAAATTAGCTCAGTAAAGTGGTGCTCTGTTTTCGGAAGTATATAAAGGCATTCCGGAGTGTGTCAGCAATATTTTCATGGACAATTACTAATGAATACTTAGTAATTTGAAAAAGAAGGTGTGGAAAAATTTGTGTATTTAGATTCCCGTCAGGGTTTGATTTCTTTGAATCCTTTTGTTTTCAAGTAATTATTCAGAGTTTCAGTTATAGCTCCATTCTGGTCGTACACCAATAAGGTTTTGATAAAGTCATTGTAGCCGGCATATTTATTTCTGTAGCTGATGTAAAATCTATTTATAAAATGCTGCCAGTTTGCATCACCCATCTGTTTTCTTATTTCATGAATAATAAGAGGTCCTTTATAATATACAACGACCGCTTCTTCCCATGTTGTAAACTGCTGTGGAATATCAAACAGGAGTTTTTCATTAGTATCGTTGACATAATATTTATAATAGGAATTTGCGGTTTCGAGGCATTTAGCAAGGCTGTCCGCACCCCAATACTGCTCAATAAACATATACGTCAGGTACTCTGTCATAGATTCTCTCAGAAACTGTACTCCGTCTTCGTTAGTTTTATCTTTATAATGAATTCGCCCGACGCCCCACCATTCGTGTGCAACCTCATGTGCTGCAGGTTTTAAACAATAGAGCATTCCATAAGTATTAAAATCAGAAAGGGGCGTAGTCCCGAATATCTGCAGCGAACCCAACGCAGAACCGGCAGGATAATCGGGAATTTCAATAAATGAATAGGTGTGATAAGGATAATCCTTTTCAAATAAATTGTAAAAATACCGGAATGAAGCACAGACTATTTTTGTATAACCATTCTGAATAATCGTATCACGGGAATAGAACCAGAAATCAATATTTTTATCCGCCGATTTTTTTTGGACAAATTGAAGTGAATCGGTTTTGAAAAAGAACAATGGACAGGTGAAATTATTTTTGTCATACCATGTCATTACTTTCTGTTTATCGTTCACAATATTTTTTATCATATCGCCTGAAGAAAGTGCAGAATAGTTCATCGGGAGCGAAACTGTGATTCTGTGAGCAGATAATTCGTTGTATAGAAGCGGATACCATTTTTCGGGTCTGGTGAGAGTGTGCACACAGCGTGTTGAGCCGGAAACAGAATCAAAAGGAATTGAGTAATCGAAAAAAAGTGTCAGCTTATCTGAAAGATTCGTGTTATCAGGTAATGTAAGGCAGACAGAATCTACACCAAAAGCTTGAAATGAAACATCCTTTTTGCCGTGCCGCTGATTCAGATATATTCCATCAATACGGGCACGGTGTGTAAATATTAATTCAATTTTATGGCCGGTTAAGTTGCTGACATCCATTGTAAGATTAACTTTCAATAAACGGGAAACGGTGTCAACAGTCACCTTTATAGTGTAATCGCCAATATCGGCATGATTTTCCTGCGCCGTTACGGATAATGAAGCGAGTGAAATTATAAGTAAATAGAATAACTTTCGAACCTTGTTCATTTTTCCATCATGTTCGGGAATGGATTCCGTCTCTGTTTATAAACGCAGTGTTTCATTTCTGATAAACATAACCAACAACTTTGGTTGAGTAAAAGAATCCGAAGCCTTTTTGTTCTTTGATATTGATAAAAACTATATTCCCGCCTTTTTCCAATGTCTGTTTTTTCAGTGTTGCCAGCGTTTCTTCTTTAATGTTGTTATTGTTATGGAACCAGCCTCTTTCAGTAGCCGAAACTTCTCCTAGATAGTTCAGCCCGCATACATCGGATTGGTCGAAGGTAATGATAACATCGCTGAAAGCATGCCGTATGCCGGAATTATTTTCAGTTGAAAGATACGCATTATTTACGTCATTGCCTGTCCGTGTAAAAGAGGAGAGAACCACCAGAAGACCTAAAACGAACGAAAATTTCATGATTGTTTTCATGGGAGTACAATTAATGTTTTCCTACTCATATGGCTTTTCGGCTTCGCCCCGTTTTTGCAATGGTTTCTGAACTCCATCTATTTTTATTTTCCGGCATGACGTTTACACCTGTTGAAATGTTACAAGCAAGTAAATAAGTTTTTCCATTCCGGGTTTTGTTTATATGAGTCGTTGCAAACAGCGCTTTACCGTGCATGCTTGGCACAGAACCCCGGCTTTTATCCGAAAAAGTGGCAGGTACTTGTTCAATGGAATAAGCTATATTGAGTAAATTGGCGGTTTCTGATATTATCATTACCATCCTTTTTCTGTTGGAATAATTGTGCTATGATTAACGTGTTTTGCTAATGAGCCGCATTACAACATTTTAAAGTTGTCTGTTTCAATAAACGCAATAATCAATCGTATTTTGCAAACGGAAAATTATTCTTTAATAAATTTCGCTATTGAAACGCTTCCGTCTGTTTTTGCTTTAATACAATAAATCCCGTTCGAAAAATTCTTCACATCAATGGTTGTTTTTATTCCATCGTTCTCAATCGCTTTTATTAGTTGTCCTTGAATATCAAAAATTTCTATGGAGGATTTTTTTGGTGTTTCAATTATTAGAAAGTCACTTGCGGGATTGGGATAAATATCTATTAAAAAGTTATTCTGAACTTCATGAACCGAGAGCCATCCAAGCTCATAGGCTCCAACATCAATGCGACCACCCTCTATACGCGGGTTACCGGCTATATCGGTGACGGGTATTAAAAGACCTGTTGTATCGGGAGTGCCGGCATTTATGCAAGGTGAAGACGCCTGTAACGACCAATTGGCTGTTATTCCATTGTACAGTGTTCCGCTGCCCGCCGATGCTGCAACAAACAAAGGCAGGGTGTCTGAATTATTCTGATAAATCCCTGTATAGAAAATTCCTGTGTTAAGACCGAAAGAATCTGTACTGCCTTGAATGTCGCAATAATAGAAATCGGGATCGCTGTTTTCATCCTCTAAAAACACCTGATGTCCGCTTGAGTCGGCGGTATTGCCCCAGAAGATAGTGTTATATTGGATTACACTACTGCCCAAGGAGCAATATAAGCCACCTCCTCTGGTTGCCTTGTTACTTGAAACCGTATTATTTGAGAAAGTGGGAATTTCATAAGTGTAATCACAATAAATTCCTCCGCCCCCACCAAGAGCTGTATTGTTCGAAATAGAATTATTACTTACGGTAGGAAGGCCACCACTAGAGCAATAAAATCCTCCGCCATCAGAAGCGGAGTTATTAGATATGAAGTTAGCTGTTATTTTCGGGCTATTGTTGGCACAATAAATTCCACCACCAAAATGTGCTGAATTGTTTATTATAATATTGTTTGAAATAGTGGCA
This DNA window, taken from Bacteroidota bacterium, encodes the following:
- a CDS encoding helix-turn-helix domain-containing protein yields the protein MDFDENKLTREIMQERYSKYGTCPVAVAIGKIGGKWKPIIIYILSHGTCRFSELLRMIEGVSKTMLTAQLRELEKDRLIHREVFAEVPPRVEYSLTELGKTLRPVMMSLCEWSEANVLRQEVCEN
- a CDS encoding right-handed parallel beta-helix repeat-containing protein, with translation MKKIIFLCFAFILMHFFSSATNIPGGNVSGTWTLGGSPYLIQGAIMIPDGSTLTIEPGVDVIFQGSYKLMVLGRILAIGSVSDSITITAADTTVGWLGVQFDNTPLSNDSSKFYYCNLQYSKSTIGGGAISTVNFPKIIISNCSISHCRADAYPGGGAIHCAGGKIIITHCYIADNYSAYSGGGICCENSNPSILYNTFSNNVASAVGGAIVCLGIYNSSNATISNNIIINNSAHFGGGIYCANNSPKITANFISNNSASDGGGFYCSSGGLPTVSNNSISNNTALGGGGGIYCDYTYEIPTFSNNTVSSNKATRGGGLYCSLGSSVIQYNTIFWGNTADSSGHQVFLEDENSDPDFYYCDIQGSTDSFGLNTGIFYTGIYQNNSDTLPLFVAASAGSGTLYNGITANWSLQASSPCINAGTPDTTGLLIPVTDIAGNPRIEGGRIDVGAYELGWLSVHEVQNNFLIDIYPNPASDFLIIETPKKSSIEIFDIQGQLIKAIENDGIKTTIDVKNFSNGIYCIKAKTDGSVSIAKFIKE
- a CDS encoding M1 family aminopeptidase, whose translation is MNKVRKLFYLLIISLASLSVTAQENHADIGDYTIKVTVDTVSRLLKVNLTMDVSNLTGHKIELIFTHRARIDGIYLNQRHGKKDVSFQAFGVDSVCLTLPDNTNLSDKLTLFFDYSIPFDSVSGSTRCVHTLTRPEKWYPLLYNELSAHRITVSLPMNYSALSSGDMIKNIVNDKQKVMTWYDKNNFTCPLFFFKTDSLQFVQKKSADKNIDFWFYSRDTIIQNGYTKIVCASFRYFYNLFEKDYPYHTYSFIEIPDYPAGSALGSLQIFGTTPLSDFNTYGMLYCLKPAAHEVAHEWWGVGRIHYKDKTNEDGVQFLRESMTEYLTYMFIEQYWGADSLAKCLETANSYYKYYVNDTNEKLLFDIPQQFTTWEEAVVVYYKGPLIIHEIRKQMGDANWQHFINRFYISYRNKYAGYNDFIKTLLVYDQNGAITETLNNYLKTKGFKEIKP